The Terriglobales bacterium genome has a window encoding:
- the dapF gene encoding diaminopimelate epimerase, with the protein MNSGAVSRNGSIPFTKASACGNDFILIDGMHAPADIPGFTRRICDRHDGVGADGVEWLFPDSRNEADVRIRLFNADGSEAEISGNGTRCVAAYLVAERGKSEVTIRTGAGLKSCHLVSRDAQRFTFEMNMGAPQVGDEFSIKLSSGEVKGIPVSMGNPHFVIFVPEFFPGWQAEAAEVGCHHDFKHGINVELVIANKKDHIQVRFFERGVGETRSSGTGSCASAVAAIVAGKCQSPLKVEAEGGTQIVRWEQEVFLTGPAQLVCRGEFFI; encoded by the coding sequence ATGAACAGTGGTGCGGTATCCCGCAACGGAAGTATCCCTTTTACAAAAGCCAGCGCCTGCGGCAATGATTTTATTCTGATTGACGGCATGCATGCGCCGGCTGATATCCCGGGGTTCACCCGCCGCATCTGCGACCGGCACGATGGTGTGGGCGCCGACGGTGTGGAGTGGCTGTTCCCTGATTCCCGTAATGAAGCCGATGTTCGCATCCGGCTGTTCAATGCCGATGGCTCTGAGGCCGAGATATCAGGAAATGGGACCCGATGTGTCGCAGCGTACCTGGTTGCAGAGCGAGGGAAGAGCGAGGTCACGATCCGCACCGGTGCGGGACTTAAGAGCTGCCACTTGGTTTCCCGCGATGCCCAGCGCTTTACCTTCGAGATGAATATGGGCGCGCCCCAGGTGGGAGACGAATTTTCCATCAAATTATCTTCGGGCGAGGTGAAAGGCATTCCGGTTTCGATGGGGAATCCGCATTTCGTGATCTTTGTGCCTGAATTTTTTCCAGGGTGGCAGGCTGAAGCCGCTGAAGTTGGATGTCATCATGACTTCAAGCATGGGATTAACGTTGAGCTGGTAATCGCGAATAAAAAAGACCATATTCAAGTTCGCTTTTTCGAACGCGGAGTAGGTGAGACGCGCTCTTCTGGAACCGGTTCGTGCGCCTCGGCGGTGGCCGCAATCGTCGCCGGTAAATGCCAGTCCCCATTGAAGGTGGAAGCCGAAGGCGGAACCCAAATCGTGCGCTGGGAGCAGGAAGTTTTTCTCACTGGACCGGCGCAACTCGTCTGCCGAGGCGAGTTTTTCATTTAA
- a CDS encoding MgtC/SapB family protein: MLHNIFTRVETMQLLSSNLVRLLLAAVLGGAIGLERELSRKPAGLRTNMFICFGAAMFTILSEVMVDPQLGDHTRIAANIITGIGFIGAGSIMHERGSVQGLTTAATLFVVAAIGMAAGGGFMLLAIFATIIILLALRLLGLLEMRLNFKPLHMSYEAVGPKSDDMIAEVNGILETEKQVMESVQVAPKKDGFILHFTVCATYQEHQALLKALKKSSLLSRITFIGARE, from the coding sequence ATGTTGCACAACATCTTTACGCGCGTGGAGACGATGCAGTTGCTTTCCAGCAATTTGGTGCGCTTGCTGCTGGCTGCAGTTCTAGGGGGTGCGATTGGCCTGGAGCGTGAACTCAGCCGCAAGCCCGCCGGCCTGCGTACCAACATGTTTATATGTTTTGGCGCTGCTATGTTCACCATTCTTTCGGAAGTGATGGTGGACCCGCAACTCGGGGACCATACCCGCATCGCCGCCAACATTATTACCGGCATCGGGTTTATCGGCGCGGGTTCGATCATGCATGAACGCGGCTCGGTGCAGGGACTCACGACTGCGGCTACTCTTTTCGTGGTGGCGGCCATCGGAATGGCTGCCGGCGGCGGATTCATGCTGCTGGCCATTTTTGCCACCATTATTATTCTGCTGGCGCTTCGGCTGCTGGGCTTGCTGGAGATGCGTTTGAATTTCAAACCTCTGCATATGTCCTATGAAGCTGTGGGCCCTAAATCCGACGACATGATTGCTGAAGTCAACGGAATCCTGGAGACCGAGAAGCAGGTCATGGAATCGGTGCAGGTTGCCCCCAAAAAAGATGGCTTCATCTTGCACTTTACCGTATGCGCTACCTATCAGGAGCACCAAGCACTATTGAAGGCGCTCAAGAAATCCTCTCTTCTATCCAGAATTACATTTATAGGCGCCCGGGAGTAG